Proteins co-encoded in one Octopus bimaculoides isolate UCB-OBI-ISO-001 chromosome 9, ASM119413v2, whole genome shotgun sequence genomic window:
- the LOC106882614 gene encoding retinal Mueller cells isomerohydrolase, which produces MAVLFRSLTLDNETKSPVETTVTGTVPAWLNGSLYRNGAGVFEVGETKLNHLFDGLAAISRYDIKDGRVLYKNRILRSKTWNDSVKANRLVYSQFGKVALPDPCKSIFSRFFSYFKIDEFTDNTSVNVVKHGDAFFTMTEVDKVLQIDPDSLDPVDTVKLNNLTAVHSATAHPLKDQNGTIYNLGSNFKNKNMAYNIIASEPNDNKDAKPFDNLRIVGSVPSRWKSYYSYSHSFGMSENYFIILEQNLCFNLFKAAFAKILGNAFVECLSVFDKEEVVFDVLQKENGERLKIAYRAENMFCFHFINCFEEKGHLVVDLCGYNDSNVVQRLYVRSLEKSTEIDATAFFMRYVLPLDVNKETPVGTNLVTLEGSKATAVKRANGSIFLTCDYLNDDPSVWDLVKFHASNRSSLDIDGQKSTVSNWVTKIDTVKRTKIFHKDPKGNSLGEPVFVATPDAKEEDDGVLLIPVISIDINSPCYLTILNASTMEVIATCEVPTSTVIPTSFHGFFDSL; this is translated from the exons GTACTGTGCCAGCTTGGTTGAATGGTAGTCTTTACCGAAATGGTGCTGGAGTATTTGAAGTTGGCGAAACTAAGTTGAATCACTTGTTTGATGGTTTAGCTGCCATTAGTCGCTATGACATCAAAGATGGTCGGGTTTTATATAAGAACCGTATATTACGCAGCAAAACTTGGAATGATTCTGTGAAAGCCAACCGCCTCGTTTACAGCCAGTTTGGAAAAGTTGCTCTGCCAGATCCTTGCAAAAGTATTTTTTCCAG GTTTTTCTCCTACTTTAAAATAGACGAATTCACTGACAATACATCTGTGAATGTTGTCAAACATGGTGATGCATTCTTTACTATGACAGAAGTTGACAAAGTCCTACAAATTGACCCTGATTCACTGGATCCAGTTGACACA GTTAAACTAAACAATTTAACTGCTGTCCACTCTGCCACTGCTCACCCGCTTAAGGACCAGAATGGAACAATATACAACCTAGGATcaaacttcaaaaataaaaatatggccTACAACATCATAGCAAGTGAACCAAATGACAACAAAG ATGCCAAGCCATTTGATAACCTCCGTATTGTCGGAAGTGTGCCATCAAGATGGAAATCTTATTATTCATATAGCCACAGTTTTGGAATGTCAGAAAATTACTTTATCATTCTGGAACAGAACTTATGCTTCAACCTTTTCAAAGCTGCTTTTGCTAAGATCTTAGGCAATGCCTTCGTGGAGTGCTTATCAGTGTTTGATAAAGAggag GTCGTGTTTGATGTTTTgcaaaaggaaaatggagaaaggcTGAAAATAGCGTACCGTGCAGAAAACATGTTCTGCTTCCATTTTATAAACTGCTTTGAAGAGAAAGGTCATTTAGTTGTTGATTTATGTGGTTATAATGATTCAAACGTTGTTCAACGTCTTTATGTAAGAAGTTTGGAAAAAAGCACAGAAATTGATGCAACTGCATTTTTTATGCGATATGTTCTCCCACTAGATGTCAACAAAGAG ACACCTGTTGGAACTAATCTCGTAACTCTGGAAGGAAGTAAAGCTACAGCTGTCAAGAGAGCCAATGGCAGCATTTTCCTTACTTGTGATTATTTAAATGATGATCCTtcag TGTGGGATCTAGTGAAGTTCCATGCCTCTAACAGAAGCTCTCTTGATATAGATGGACAGAAGTCCACAGTATCAAATTGG GTTACCAAAATTGATACTGTTAAACGAACCAAGATTTTTCACAAGGATCCAAAAGGGAATAGTCTTGGAGAACCTGTGTTTGTTGCAACACCTGATGCTaaagaagaagatgatg gtgTATTACTGATTCCTGTAATCAGCATTGACATTAACTCTCCTTGTTACTTGACTATTTTGAATGCATCTACAATGGAAGTCATTGCTACATGTGAAGTGCCTACCTCTACTGTGATTCCAACATCATTCCATGGGTTTTTTGACTCATTGTAA